From the Microscilla marina ATCC 23134 genome, one window contains:
- a CDS encoding rhodanese-like domain-containing protein: MDDIRVNELKERMAKGESLHIVDVREDWEHEEANIEGSTLIPLGDLPTRLSELDNLKGEEVIVHCKSGGRSGRAKQYMTGQGFSKVRNLLGGMDEFSQS; encoded by the coding sequence ATGGATGATATCAGAGTAAACGAACTGAAAGAGCGTATGGCCAAGGGCGAAAGCTTACACATTGTAGATGTACGCGAAGACTGGGAACATGAAGAAGCCAATATCGAAGGCAGTACTTTGATTCCCCTGGGTGACTTGCCTACCCGTTTGAGCGAGCTGGATAACCTGAAGGGTGAAGAGGTAATTGTACATTGCAAGTCGGGCGGACGCAGCGGACGTGCCAAGCAATATATGACAGGGCAGGGCTTTAGCAAGGTACGCAACCTACTGGGCGGAATGGACGAGTTTTCGCAATCATAA
- a CDS encoding LytR/AlgR family response regulator transcription factor → MKILIVEDEAKIAQYIEKATVAILGDKVTATKIIPDLVSALYYLEAHTIDLLLLDLNLNGEDGFDILQQLVATSFHTIIISANKHRAIEAFEHGVLDFIPKPFTKERLQKAFERWHLSEKRAPHPTKKLAIRSKGKIKLVGIDEVLYIKAANVYATLHLKNGRQELHDKSLDKLQMILPPEFIRIHKSYMVDIHQIKNILIHQGSKYEAVLGNEVIIPIGRTYYKQLKEQWN, encoded by the coding sequence ATGAAAATACTCATTGTAGAAGACGAGGCTAAAATAGCCCAATACATAGAAAAGGCTACAGTAGCTATATTGGGCGATAAAGTAACCGCCACTAAGATTATTCCAGACTTGGTCAGCGCTTTGTACTACCTCGAAGCACATACTATAGACTTGCTGTTGTTAGACTTGAACCTGAACGGAGAGGATGGGTTTGATATTTTACAGCAGTTAGTAGCGACCTCTTTTCATACCATTATTATATCTGCCAATAAGCATCGGGCTATCGAAGCATTTGAACACGGCGTGCTTGACTTTATCCCCAAACCGTTTACCAAAGAAAGGCTCCAAAAGGCTTTTGAACGTTGGCACTTATCAGAAAAACGAGCGCCTCATCCTACCAAAAAGCTGGCGATCCGGTCTAAAGGAAAAATCAAATTGGTAGGCATAGACGAGGTATTGTATATAAAAGCTGCCAATGTGTATGCTACATTGCATTTGAAAAACGGCAGGCAAGAGTTACACGATAAGTCATTGGACAAATTGCAAATGATACTACCACCAGAGTTTATTCGTATTCATAAATCGTATATGGTAGACATTCATCAAATAAAAAATATTCTCATTCATCAAGGCAGTAAATATGAAGCCGTACTTGGCAACGAAGTCATTATTCCGATTGGGCGCACTTATTATAAACAGTTGAAAGAACAATGGAATTGA
- a CDS encoding histidine kinase — translation MNYRFSYLSLGMFVASVFIITLLSTLNHVPATYKATEVRFCYGDSLEWKNPSYSTAHWQRNFYDSSGVFWIRLVVHITQPPQRFEPQGITVDFTGMYEVYWDGQLLGRNYHPHKATQQVQYAPLHGLFLIPDSLGKAGRHQVALRVRYFKNYGKSPHLLESDYTDLNVGNYLALAQDSLVSTAYVHIIAGVFLVIGLYYFFIFMVSNRHLRFLLFAIICMSFFALLIVEHLRFYYYYNFTFHYTRLVIIALLTLGISVLLPLFFMHRFPFKYKLRVIGAMLAMILPIWIFAQGIDPKTSYTMLVSFGVSLFLVLRAMQQRIEGSTEALLGIVVFFIAFVWLDNYDLKLFLGFGFLIIFMLLSLSIQMRKQRQEYEASLVHSSRLELEVLKKNIQPHFLMNSLASIIAWIDDDPAVGTRFIAALAEELEILIDVSSKKLIPLQREVELCESYLEVMSLRKEVNYTLYTVGVKPDDLIPPALIHTAIENGITHNHDKDGKMAFYLSFAQNRYQRHYTLMSVGVHRKTVAKKTGGTGLKYMEARLQESFPNRWQLLSKPIEGGWQTEFFIYNRETGASTASSP, via the coding sequence ATGAACTACCGCTTTTCTTACCTCTCGCTGGGTATGTTTGTGGCAAGTGTCTTCATTATTACGTTATTGTCGACGCTTAACCATGTACCAGCTACCTACAAAGCTACCGAGGTGCGGTTTTGTTATGGAGATTCGCTTGAGTGGAAAAATCCATCCTACTCTACAGCACATTGGCAACGTAATTTTTATGACTCTAGTGGGGTATTTTGGATCAGGTTGGTGGTGCATATCACCCAACCTCCCCAACGCTTCGAGCCGCAGGGTATCACTGTAGATTTTACGGGAATGTATGAGGTATATTGGGATGGGCAATTGTTGGGGCGTAACTATCACCCACACAAGGCTACTCAGCAAGTGCAATATGCCCCTTTACATGGCTTGTTTCTCATTCCCGATTCGTTGGGCAAAGCAGGCAGGCATCAAGTGGCTTTGCGGGTCAGGTATTTTAAAAATTATGGCAAAAGCCCCCACCTGCTAGAGAGCGATTATACCGATTTGAATGTGGGCAACTACCTGGCTTTGGCACAAGATAGCCTTGTCAGTACGGCGTATGTACACATCATAGCAGGAGTTTTTCTGGTCATTGGCTTATATTATTTTTTTATATTTATGGTAAGCAATCGCCACCTCCGTTTTTTGTTGTTTGCCATTATCTGTATGTCGTTTTTTGCCTTGCTTATAGTAGAGCATTTACGTTTTTATTACTATTATAACTTCACCTTTCACTATACCCGCCTGGTCATCATTGCCTTACTTACCCTGGGTATATCGGTATTGTTGCCCTTGTTTTTTATGCATCGGTTTCCGTTTAAGTACAAGCTGCGGGTGATTGGAGCAATGCTGGCAATGATTTTACCTATCTGGATTTTTGCCCAAGGCATAGACCCCAAGACAAGTTATACTATGTTGGTATCGTTTGGGGTGTCGTTGTTTTTGGTGTTGCGTGCCATGCAGCAACGCATCGAAGGCAGCACCGAGGCGTTGTTGGGCATTGTGGTCTTTTTCATTGCGTTTGTGTGGTTAGATAATTATGACCTGAAGTTGTTTCTAGGGTTTGGTTTCCTCATTATTTTTATGCTCTTATCATTGTCTATTCAAATGCGCAAACAGCGTCAAGAGTATGAAGCATCGTTGGTGCATTCGAGCCGACTAGAACTGGAGGTGCTGAAAAAAAATATCCAGCCTCATTTTCTGATGAACTCGCTGGCATCTATCATTGCCTGGATCGATGACGACCCAGCAGTAGGTACACGTTTTATTGCGGCACTTGCCGAAGAATTAGAGATTTTGATTGATGTATCGAGCAAAAAACTCATTCCGCTACAGCGGGAAGTAGAACTTTGTGAATCTTACCTTGAGGTAATGAGTTTGCGCAAAGAGGTAAATTATACCTTATATACAGTAGGGGTCAAGCCCGATGATTTGATCCCTCCAGCATTGATCCATACGGCTATAGAAAATGGCATTACACACAACCACGACAAAGATGGTAAAATGGCGTTTTATTTGAGCTTTGCACAAAACCGCTACCAAAGGCATTACACGCTGATGTCGGTAGGGGTACACCGAAAAACTGTGGCTAAAAAAACCGGGGGTACCGGACTAAAGTATATGGAGGCTCGTTTGCAGGAAAGTTTCCCAAACCGTTGGCAACTGTTGTCGAAACCGATTGAAGGAGGGTGGCAAACTGAGTTTTTTATTTATAATCGGGAGACGGGAGCTTCTACAGCCTCAAGTCCTTAG
- a CDS encoding AIPR family protein, which produces MLTSTFYRLINEELEQILAKHPNDEALHTHRNPEQNKGYAFLVWFLDFYGQQPLYNRYITDGKDDSSCDIIFSNTDSHEQTIFYVVQSKWVSLKVSEEGRLLRKNKPIQEYPKIKKEEFNAVISDFATVASGTRKPGKNESFNKKYEELITHLERNGKAKFIFFTAADYNETIEDNMQAFKQEYAPNITLELIGIDRIRRDYIEFKFKEIVANNPLEYTYSPEDTDIVLDIERYKNGGNPLDDNAYLSTRDMLQFEGRTQAYIFTLKPKTIHTLFKKYKFKLFFKNVRNPLHRSNYNEKIVETLQRRPDTFWYFNNGITAITKRIPDVGKNAQTLTVKGLQVINGAQTVYSVYQAYENANHDQREIMDTDARISFRLIRSSDEDFNLEITRFTNSQNAMEPRDFVANLEEQRRLQNESFKTAVWYEKRRSEFRLEEKKLQELGIRVLPNRFFVESYLAFCLQRPTDAVFNSDKFFIKSVGTVKGLYDDIFNEKTSFENMLAAALMWEQIGDHQASVINSLLSGFYILPEEQNMALYVLAFSRVILKKYLEATYPNKLINIDQFILNNAFTKATHYDIIFNANAYACYRFIGRIYLSNFENVKLHVKQLVKSNTFYEVLVHEEENSSIDLKEFEEAANNLDKMIKLAQSMLPTNKEKDTE; this is translated from the coding sequence ATGTTAACATCTACGTTTTACAGGTTAATCAACGAAGAGCTAGAGCAAATTCTTGCCAAGCACCCCAACGATGAGGCGCTACACACTCACCGCAACCCAGAACAAAACAAGGGGTATGCTTTTTTGGTGTGGTTTTTAGATTTTTATGGGCAACAACCACTATACAATCGCTACATTACTGATGGCAAAGATGATAGCTCTTGTGATATTATTTTTTCGAATACTGATAGCCACGAGCAAACCATATTTTATGTGGTACAATCTAAATGGGTAAGCTTAAAGGTTAGTGAAGAAGGGAGACTTTTGCGCAAAAACAAGCCTATACAGGAATACCCAAAAATAAAAAAAGAAGAGTTCAACGCTGTTATATCTGATTTTGCTACGGTGGCAAGTGGTACCCGAAAACCTGGTAAAAATGAGAGCTTTAACAAAAAGTATGAAGAGTTAATCACCCATTTAGAACGCAACGGCAAAGCAAAATTTATCTTCTTTACTGCAGCTGATTATAACGAGACTATAGAAGATAATATGCAAGCTTTTAAGCAAGAGTATGCCCCTAATATTACTTTAGAGCTGATTGGTATTGATCGTATACGCCGCGATTATATAGAGTTTAAGTTTAAAGAAATTGTTGCCAACAACCCCCTGGAGTACACTTATAGCCCTGAAGACACCGACATTGTATTAGACATAGAACGCTACAAAAACGGAGGAAATCCTCTCGATGACAATGCTTATTTGTCTACCCGTGACATGCTTCAGTTTGAAGGCAGAACTCAAGCCTATATTTTTACGCTGAAGCCTAAAACCATTCATACACTTTTCAAAAAATATAAATTCAAGCTATTTTTTAAGAATGTACGCAACCCCTTGCACCGGTCTAATTACAATGAAAAAATAGTAGAGACTCTGCAACGTCGTCCCGACACTTTTTGGTATTTCAACAACGGCATTACTGCCATTACCAAGCGTATTCCTGATGTAGGCAAAAACGCGCAAACTCTTACGGTCAAAGGTCTACAAGTAATCAATGGAGCACAAACGGTCTATTCGGTATATCAAGCTTATGAAAATGCCAACCACGACCAACGCGAAATTATGGACACTGACGCCCGCATTTCGTTTCGGTTGATTCGCTCCAGTGACGAAGATTTCAACTTAGAAATCACTCGCTTTACCAATAGCCAAAATGCGATGGAACCCCGCGATTTTGTGGCAAACCTGGAAGAACAACGTCGTTTGCAGAATGAGTCTTTTAAGACAGCAGTTTGGTATGAAAAACGACGAAGTGAATTTAGACTAGAAGAAAAAAAACTTCAGGAATTAGGTATTAGAGTGTTACCAAATCGTTTTTTTGTAGAAAGCTATTTAGCCTTTTGTCTACAAAGACCTACAGATGCAGTGTTTAATTCTGACAAGTTTTTTATCAAGTCTGTAGGTACAGTTAAAGGTTTATATGATGATATTTTCAATGAGAAAACTTCTTTTGAAAACATGCTGGCAGCTGCTTTGATGTGGGAACAAATTGGTGACCATCAGGCTAGTGTAATAAACTCTCTTCTAAGTGGATTCTATATACTTCCCGAAGAGCAAAATATGGCGTTATATGTTCTGGCATTTTCTAGGGTTATCCTAAAAAAATATTTAGAGGCTACTTATCCAAACAAACTTATAAACATAGACCAGTTTATACTTAATAATGCCTTTACCAAAGCTACTCATTATGATATTATATTTAACGCTAATGCGTATGCCTGCTATAGATTTATAGGAAGAATTTATCTTTCTAATTTTGAAAATGTAAAATTACATGTAAAACAGCTTGTAAAGTCTAATACTTTCTATGAAGTATTGGTACACGAAGAAGAAAATAGTTCAATAGATTTAAAAGAGTTTGAAGAGGCTGCTAATAATTTAGACAAAATGATCAAATTAGCCCAAAGCATGCTTCCGACGAATAAAGAAAAAGATACAGAATAA
- a CDS encoding D-alanine--D-alanine ligase family protein produces MKANIGVFFGGRSVEHEISVISALQAIQAIDHSRYDVTPIYISKAGQWYTGEQLLDVENYRKLDELLNNSTKIIMSPNFEDYSFVESGAKGLFKKPLKGKIDIAFPVLHGSFGEDGALQGLFELMGIPYIGCDVLSSAVGMDKIMMKMVLKESGLPVVKYVWFYSKNWQQDTTSHIGKVEQTLGYPVIVKPANLGSSVGIKKAANREELEEAIDYAAGFSHKLLVEQTIVDLKEINCSVLGNYENAQASTCEEPLMSGEILSYQDKYVTKGGNKGMSGTKRKLPAEIPTEMSDKIQQLAVDTFQVLGCAGVSRIDFLLDQATNEVYVNEINTIPGSLSFYLWEATDKNFGQLVNDLIDTAFKNYREKNNLTFSYEETNIFSMSGKGGGMKLSKS; encoded by the coding sequence ATGAAAGCAAACATTGGTGTTTTTTTTGGCGGACGCTCGGTAGAGCACGAAATATCGGTTATTTCTGCTTTGCAGGCAATTCAGGCTATAGACCATAGCCGTTATGATGTAACGCCTATATACATAAGCAAAGCGGGGCAGTGGTATACTGGAGAGCAATTGTTGGATGTGGAGAATTACCGCAAACTGGATGAGTTGCTAAACAATAGCACCAAAATTATTATGTCACCCAACTTTGAAGATTACTCTTTTGTAGAAAGTGGAGCCAAGGGCTTGTTTAAAAAGCCATTGAAGGGTAAAATAGACATTGCTTTTCCGGTATTGCACGGGTCGTTTGGCGAAGATGGCGCCCTGCAAGGTTTGTTTGAACTGATGGGTATTCCTTACATTGGTTGCGATGTGTTGTCTTCGGCAGTAGGCATGGATAAAATAATGATGAAGATGGTACTAAAGGAATCGGGCTTGCCTGTAGTAAAATATGTGTGGTTTTATAGCAAAAACTGGCAACAAGATACTACCAGCCACATAGGCAAGGTAGAACAAACTTTGGGCTACCCGGTAATAGTAAAACCTGCCAACCTGGGCTCTAGTGTAGGGATAAAAAAAGCCGCCAATCGCGAAGAACTGGAAGAAGCCATTGACTATGCGGCGGGTTTTTCGCATAAGTTATTGGTAGAGCAAACTATAGTAGACCTTAAGGAGATTAACTGTTCGGTATTGGGCAATTATGAAAATGCGCAGGCGTCTACCTGTGAAGAACCTCTCATGAGTGGCGAGATATTGAGCTACCAGGACAAGTATGTCACCAAAGGCGGTAACAAAGGAATGAGTGGTACCAAACGCAAACTACCCGCCGAAATACCTACCGAAATGTCGGACAAAATACAACAGTTGGCAGTAGATACTTTTCAGGTTTTGGGCTGTGCTGGGGTATCACGCATCGACTTTTTGCTAGACCAAGCCACCAACGAGGTGTATGTAAACGAGATCAATACTATTCCGGGGTCGTTGTCTTTTTATTTGTGGGAAGCCACCGATAAAAACTTTGGGCAATTGGTGAATGATTTGATTGATACGGCCTTTAAAAACTACCGCGAAAAAAACAACCTCACGTTTAGCTACGAAGAAACCAACATATTTAGTATGAGCGGCAAAGGTGGAGGCATGAAGTTGTCAAAGAGTTAG
- a CDS encoding T9SS type A sorting domain-containing protein — translation MKKNTQNIQRHRLWIVLLLSISCIANGWSQLTVKPHYASRASKTQLSRANLRTTQTTLTLPFLDDFTSSKKTDTVWQKNVGVFINNTLGIKPPTIGVASFDGVDGSGIPYDISSSTSQGGADTLVSCPIDLSVQTPADNIYLSFYWQAQGLGEFPDNEDSLQLQLKDVNGDWVSIWSQMGGDNLTNLPTDYTKQFKQEIFAISDPKYFHNNFQFRFIAFARTSGSYDTWNLDYVFLDKNRHINDFGQSDIVISEVPNSFLKRYSAMPFNQYLANAADETAATISTKATNLNGSGFTLHNYDCVLEDTQSNAFISTLVSVVPAPLLNAGASQQMEASVSPSLLDPFKNNAAGVKLKYTFRSYLEASNRNDIDQNDTISRVTVLTDYYAYDDGSAEFLAGVNQNRGQVAYRYVVNEPDTLTDVQMYVARLNKDLTGQTFIFKVWNNKNGKPDSVLLQKIVSVTDIYAPNINEFVSVKAALEKAFDKFIPIKVTDTVFVGWQQTNDDMLTVGLDKNTESSDQIYSNLLGEWIQNTDSLGSLMVRPVFGKAEVVGLAPKIDPKQVNIYPNPNHQGRLHIEGLVLKQIHVLTLQGQVVKTLLLKQNTSQRYVMDIDDLPPGTYLLHCRDHRNRAVAKRVVILK, via the coding sequence ATGAAAAAAAACACCCAAAATATACAAAGACATCGCCTGTGGATAGTATTATTACTAAGTATAAGCTGTATTGCCAATGGCTGGAGTCAGCTTACAGTAAAGCCTCATTACGCCTCAAGAGCAAGCAAAACCCAATTATCCAGGGCAAACTTGCGCACTACCCAAACTACCTTAACTTTGCCTTTTCTGGATGATTTTACCAGCAGCAAAAAAACCGATACGGTGTGGCAAAAAAATGTGGGGGTATTCATTAATAACACCCTGGGAATTAAACCTCCTACTATAGGAGTGGCAAGTTTTGACGGAGTAGACGGTAGCGGCATTCCTTACGATATTAGCAGCAGCACCAGCCAGGGGGGAGCCGATACGCTGGTGTCGTGCCCTATAGATTTATCAGTACAAACTCCCGCCGATAATATTTACCTGAGTTTTTATTGGCAGGCTCAAGGCTTGGGTGAGTTTCCCGACAATGAAGACTCCCTACAGCTACAGTTGAAAGATGTAAATGGCGATTGGGTAAGCATCTGGTCACAAATGGGGGGCGATAATCTCACCAATCTACCTACTGATTATACCAAACAGTTTAAACAAGAAATTTTCGCGATCAGCGACCCCAAGTATTTCCACAACAATTTTCAATTCAGGTTTATAGCCTTTGCCCGTACTTCGGGCAGCTATGATACCTGGAACCTTGACTATGTGTTTTTGGACAAAAACCGACACATCAACGACTTTGGGCAAAGCGACATTGTAATCAGTGAAGTGCCCAATTCGTTTTTAAAACGCTATAGTGCGATGCCGTTTAACCAATACCTGGCAAACGCAGCCGATGAAACAGCCGCTACCATTAGCACCAAAGCCACCAACCTCAACGGTTCGGGGTTTACCCTGCACAACTACGACTGTGTTTTAGAAGATACCCAGTCTAATGCTTTTATCAGTACTTTGGTGAGCGTAGTACCCGCTCCATTACTCAATGCAGGAGCTTCGCAGCAGATGGAGGCCAGTGTCAGCCCTTCATTGCTCGATCCTTTTAAAAATAATGCGGCCGGGGTAAAACTTAAATATACTTTTAGGTCTTATCTGGAGGCAAGCAATCGCAACGATATTGACCAAAACGATACAATTTCGCGGGTAACGGTTTTGACAGACTATTATGCGTATGACGATGGCTCAGCGGAGTTTTTGGCGGGGGTAAACCAAAACCGGGGGCAAGTAGCTTACCGTTATGTGGTAAATGAGCCAGATACATTGACCGATGTACAAATGTATGTGGCGCGCTTGAATAAAGACCTTACCGGACAAACTTTCATTTTTAAGGTATGGAACAACAAAAACGGCAAACCTGACTCGGTTTTGTTACAAAAAATTGTAAGCGTTACTGATATTTATGCGCCTAATATCAATGAGTTTGTAAGCGTAAAAGCAGCCCTTGAAAAAGCTTTTGATAAGTTTATACCAATCAAGGTAACTGATACCGTGTTTGTGGGCTGGCAACAAACTAACGACGATATGTTAACGGTAGGACTGGATAAAAATACCGAATCGTCAGATCAGATTTATTCTAACCTCTTGGGCGAATGGATTCAAAATACCGATTCGCTGGGTAGCCTGATGGTGCGCCCGGTGTTTGGTAAAGCAGAGGTGGTAGGACTTGCCCCCAAAATAGACCCCAAACAAGTAAACATTTACCCTAACCCCAATCACCAGGGCAGGTTGCATATAGAGGGTTTGGTGCTTAAGCAAATACACGTACTTACGCTACAGGGGCAAGTAGTGAAAACACTTTTACTCAAGCAAAATACTTCGCAAAGGTATGTGATGGATATTGACGATTTGCCCCCAGGCACTTATTTGTTGCATTGCCGCGATCACCGAAACCGGGCAGTGGCAAAAAGGGTTGTGATTTTGAAGTAA
- a CDS encoding TonB-dependent receptor: MKKLLLLNVLLLIATLFCGHAWAQKGAISGKITDEDNLSLPGASIYIESLMLGTASDNAGHFVLLNVPAGNHTVTVSYIGYESVTQQINVTAGQTASLGRLSMKARVSVGQEVVIMGDRLKGQAKALNQQRSNYNITNIVAADQIGRFPDANIGDAMKRIPGITMQNDQGEARDIIIRGLAPQLNSVMLNGVRIPSAEGNNRRVQMDLIPADMIQTIEVSKAVTPDMDGDAIGGAVNLVTRAAPNGLRISGTLASGYNFLSEKPIWTGSLIVGNRFFKNKLGVILSASYNDHNFGSDNIEAEWEKTDNGEDYLAEFQQRTYDVQRIRRSTSLALDYKIAPNHTIFLKGIYNWRDDWENRYRADVAIDPELDANGNMTGMYTARFRKQTKGGINNDRVQNRRLEDQRQASLMLSGQHLLGSKVKLTWDASVSRASEQRPHERYIRYEVEDVMVNVDVTNPRFPISTPMNAGDLTPGRYQFNEMLEENQFTYQNDVAGRIDLELPILSGANQSSLKVGARFRNKEKVRDNRFDEYEARVAGFETMNDANVIDVTRDFLAGEQYKAGLYTSPEYLGSLNLYNTALFDRTDKLDEYVPGNYRSIENITAGYLMYTQNIGRKFSFIAGLRVENTSLTSKGFEIDVETASSEADIREVNGSQNYTNYMPALHLRYNLSKHTIFRAAWTNTIARPNFFDLVPYREINSDDNALTIGNPLLNPTTSMNFDFMAEHYFKSIGLVSGGVFYKDIKNFIYTQELSNYNDPVSGQTFEDFTKPLNGNSATLLGFEVSFQRQLDFLPGVLKGLGVYVNYTYNQSTTEGFGGDNRTADVRLPGTSPHMVNASLSFETKRLVLRASFNFADSYIDELGKSAYYDRYYDRQMFVDLNGSYAFTQKLRFFFEVNNLTNQPLRYFQGRSDRTMQAEWYNVRFSAGLKFDLYK, encoded by the coding sequence ATGAAAAAGCTACTTTTACTAAATGTGCTATTACTGATAGCCACACTTTTTTGTGGCCACGCCTGGGCACAAAAAGGTGCCATAAGCGGTAAAATTACCGATGAAGACAACTTGTCTTTGCCGGGGGCAAGCATTTATATAGAGTCTTTGATGCTGGGTACAGCCTCTGACAATGCAGGGCACTTTGTATTGCTCAACGTGCCTGCGGGCAACCACACTGTAACGGTGTCTTATATAGGTTATGAGTCCGTTACCCAACAAATAAACGTCACTGCTGGACAAACTGCGTCGCTGGGGCGCCTATCAATGAAAGCCAGGGTAAGCGTAGGGCAAGAGGTAGTGATTATGGGCGATCGCCTTAAGGGGCAAGCCAAAGCCTTGAATCAGCAACGCTCTAACTATAACATTACCAATATAGTGGCTGCCGATCAGATTGGGCGTTTTCCTGATGCCAATATTGGCGATGCTATGAAGCGTATTCCTGGAATAACTATGCAAAACGATCAGGGCGAAGCGCGCGATATCATCATTCGTGGTTTGGCGCCTCAGCTCAACTCAGTAATGCTCAATGGGGTACGTATTCCTTCGGCAGAAGGCAACAACCGTCGGGTACAAATGGATTTGATTCCGGCAGATATGATTCAAACCATTGAGGTAAGTAAAGCCGTAACTCCTGATATGGACGGTGATGCCATTGGAGGAGCCGTAAACCTGGTAACACGTGCAGCACCTAATGGATTGCGTATTTCAGGTACACTAGCCAGTGGCTATAACTTTTTGTCTGAAAAACCTATCTGGACAGGTTCTTTGATCGTGGGTAACCGTTTCTTCAAAAATAAATTGGGGGTGATATTGAGTGCTTCGTACAACGATCATAACTTTGGTTCGGACAATATAGAGGCAGAGTGGGAAAAAACGGACAACGGTGAAGACTACCTGGCTGAGTTTCAACAACGAACTTATGATGTACAACGCATTCGCCGCAGCACCTCGTTGGCACTGGATTATAAGATTGCTCCTAACCACACCATTTTCCTCAAAGGAATTTACAACTGGCGCGATGACTGGGAAAACCGCTACCGTGCTGATGTAGCCATTGACCCTGAACTAGACGCTAATGGCAACATGACAGGAATGTATACCGCAAGGTTTAGAAAACAAACCAAAGGGGGAATCAACAACGACCGGGTGCAAAACCGTCGTTTGGAAGACCAGCGTCAGGCAAGCCTGATGTTGTCGGGGCAGCACTTATTGGGCAGCAAGGTAAAGCTTACCTGGGATGCCTCTGTATCGCGGGCTTCGGAGCAACGCCCCCACGAACGTTATATTCGCTATGAGGTAGAAGACGTAATGGTGAATGTAGATGTGACCAACCCTCGTTTTCCGATTAGTACTCCAATGAATGCGGGCGACTTGACCCCTGGTCGCTATCAGTTTAACGAAATGCTGGAAGAAAACCAGTTTACTTACCAAAACGATGTAGCGGGTAGAATAGACCTTGAGTTGCCCATATTATCGGGAGCCAACCAAAGTAGTTTGAAGGTAGGGGCAAGGTTTCGTAACAAAGAAAAAGTAAGGGACAACCGCTTTGATGAGTACGAAGCAAGGGTAGCAGGTTTTGAAACAATGAACGACGCTAATGTGATTGATGTGACCCGTGATTTTTTGGCGGGTGAGCAATACAAGGCGGGCTTGTATACTTCGCCTGAGTATTTGGGGAGCTTAAACCTGTACAACACAGCCTTGTTTGACCGTACCGATAAATTGGACGAGTATGTACCAGGCAATTACCGCTCTATCGAAAACATTACAGCGGGTTACTTGATGTATACCCAAAATATTGGGCGCAAATTTTCTTTCATTGCCGGGTTAAGGGTAGAAAACACGAGCCTTACGAGCAAAGGCTTTGAGATTGATGTAGAAACTGCTTCGTCAGAGGCAGACATCAGAGAGGTAAACGGTTCGCAAAACTACACCAACTACATGCCTGCGCTGCACTTGCGTTATAACTTATCTAAACACACCATTTTCAGAGCTGCCTGGACCAATACCATTGCCCGTCCTAACTTCTTTGACCTGGTGCCTTACCGCGAAATCAACTCAGACGACAATGCCTTGACTATTGGCAACCCATTGCTTAACCCTACTACATCTATGAACTTTGACTTTATGGCAGAGCACTACTTCAAGTCTATTGGTTTGGTATCGGGTGGGGTATTTTATAAAGACATCAAAAACTTTATTTATACTCAAGAGCTAAGTAACTACAACGACCCGGTAAGCGGGCAAACGTTTGAGGACTTCACCAAGCCGTTGAATGGCAACAGTGCTACCTTGTTGGGCTTTGAGGTAAGTTTCCAGCGTCAGCTTGATTTTTTGCCTGGTGTGCTCAAAGGCTTGGGAGTGTATGTAAACTATACTTATAACCAGTCTACTACCGAAGGTTTTGGTGGTGACAATCGCACCGCCGATGTAAGGCTACCTGGTACCTCGCCTCACATGGTAAATGCCTCACTTTCGTTTGAAACCAAAAGGTTGGTATTGCGGGCTTCGTTCAACTTTGCCGATTCGTATATAGATGAGTTGGGCAAGAGTGCTTATTATGACCGCTACTATGACCGCCAAATGTTTGTAGATTTGAATGGTTCTTATGCGTTTACCCAAAAGCTACGTTTCTTCTTTGAGGTAAACAACCTGACCAACCAACCATTGCGTTACTTCCAGGGAAGAAGCGACCGCACCATGCAAGCCGAATGGTACAATGTACGCTTCAGTGCTGGGCTTAAGTTTGATTTGTATAAATAA